The Deltaproteobacteria bacterium genome window below encodes:
- a CDS encoding PEGA domain-containing protein, which produces MFNGSSASVSIRSEDPKAKLYLNDTYIGTGGATVSVAKKGNHSIRATKEGCGDGTTAIQKKFDPTSLLGVLIDFGIVSMLIVDGAATGAISDIEPKNYVVNPNCG; this is translated from the coding sequence ATGTTCAATGGCTCTTCGGCTTCGGTCTCAATTCGGTCAGAAGACCCAAAGGCAAAGCTCTATTTAAATGACACCTATATCGGAACTGGCGGCGCCACAGTATCAGTTGCGAAGAAGGGAAATCATTCGATCCGTGCAACGAAAGAAGGTTGCGGCGATGGGACGACTGCGATTCAGAAGAAGTTTGATCCGACCTCACTCTTGGGCGTTCTCATCGACTTTGGAATCGTGTCGATGTTGATCGTTGATGGCGCAGCCACAGGTGCAATCAGTGATATCGAGCCAAAGAACTATGTTGTAAATCCGAATTGTGGGTAG
- a CDS encoding ASCH domain-containing protein yields MKALSFWQPWAWLIVNGHKDVENRSWKPSEKRIGERFVIHASSHKVTKAEYEEFLQDCKNRKIRNFPKSVDDFDYGAYVGSAVLKGAVRGHKSYWAARGSWHLVLSNVKKMKPKKKKGQRGFFPFR; encoded by the coding sequence ATGAAGGCATTATCATTCTGGCAACCTTGGGCGTGGCTAATAGTGAATGGGCATAAGGATGTCGAAAATCGATCTTGGAAGCCGAGTGAAAAAAGAATTGGCGAGCGATTCGTGATTCACGCATCATCCCACAAGGTTACTAAAGCTGAATACGAAGAATTCCTGCAAGATTGTAAAAACCGAAAGATACGTAATTTCCCGAAGTCCGTCGACGATTTTGATTACGGTGCATATGTCGGGTCAGCAGTTTTGAAAGGCGCAGTGAGAGGCCATAAGTCTTACTGGGCGGCACGAGGAAGCTGGCACCTCGTTCTTAGCAATGTGAAAAAGATGAAACCGAAAAAGAAAAAAGGCCAGCGCGGTTTTTTTCCATTTCGATAG
- a CDS encoding ASCH domain-containing protein, producing MKLKGLIVREEPMKLILKGVKKWEIRSRRTHIRGDIALITSKSGTVVGTAKVVGCIGPLTVKEWNSNLRKMGFDSSDKIRSISEIGELYAWVLGSVRKLKKPVPYKHKPGIINWHPVEI from the coding sequence ATGAAACTGAAGGGATTGATCGTTCGCGAAGAGCCAATGAAGCTAATTTTGAAGGGCGTTAAAAAATGGGAAATTCGCAGTCGTAGAACTCACATCCGAGGTGACATTGCATTGATCACTTCGAAATCAGGTACGGTGGTTGGTACGGCAAAGGTGGTCGGGTGTATTGGGCCGTTGACAGTCAAGGAATGGAACAGCAACTTGCGAAAAATGGGGTTCGATAGCTCTGACAAAATCAGATCTATTTCTGAAATTGGTGAGCTATATGCGTGGGTTTTAGGTTCAGTGCGAAAGCTAAAGAAGCCTGTGCCATATAAGCACAAGCCTGGAATTATAAATTGGCATCCAGTTGAGATATAA